In Halococcus salifodinae DSM 8989, the genomic window CGTCTGCCGGCTCGACCGGACGGGTTCCGGTTGTCACTACCGTCGCGGAGACGTCAAAACTACTCACCAGTCCTCCGTCCCCACACCCGTCTGCTGCTCGTGCGTGTCAGTTGCGCCGTTGGGACTTCGCCTCTCGAACACCACCGTTCTCACGGATCATATCTGGACAGTTCGGGCACACCCGCACGGTAGCCATCTCAGGCGGGGCAAACACTCGCACGTACTGTTCAGTCACGAAGTCACCGCAATTCTCACACTCAGGCATGTCCGGGTGCTCTCACAGCGCTCTGATGAGCCTACCGACTCACACCGATTTTCCACCATGGCGGGCAGCGTCCAAGTTTCGATCGTTCACCCTATTTTCGGACTCTCGCAGTGAGCGATTGATCGATGGTGAACCGCCACTTGAGTTTCACTACTACCCGTCCGACCAGCGTTCCAGAGAGTATTGAGGTCGGGACAACGGTCGCCGAGACGGTAACCGGCAGTTAGCCTGCGATCACCGCCACCCCTCGAACGGATCGTTGTTGTTCGAGACCGTCAGCACGGTTGTCTAGCGTGGGTGCCGACGACGCACTGGCCTGCCCGCTCCCGTTCGCAGCGGTGATGGTCAGTGAGTGGGACGCGATCTCTTGGAGACTGGAGGCAACGTACGAGTAGTTGCCCGGTTCTTTGTCTGCCGCAACCTCGTAGGTGAACGACACGGTGGTGCTCTCGCCGCCGTCGAGCGTCACCTCCTGTGGCGTGGCCTGCGGCCGAAGGTTCGCGAGCATCTCCTGCGTGCCGACCTCGCTGAGATCGTACTGGCTGACTGCCGACGCCTCGCTGAGGAAGGGGTAGATCGTCTGTGTTCCTTCCTCGTCACCAGTGTTGGTGATGGTGGCGGTCGCCGTGAACTCCTCGCCCTGGCCGACTTCCGAGGGACCGGTCAGGTTCGAGACCGCGAAGTANAGTGTTGGTGATGGTGGCGGTCGCCGTGAACTCCTCGCCCTGGCCGACTTCCGAGGGACCGGTCAGGTTCGAGACCGCGAAGTACGCCGGCTCCGGATCGCCACCTTCGACCGAGATGTTTGCGATCGCGCTATCGTCGGCCGTCTCGATGCCGTGCTCGTAGGTGCCTTCCGTAGCTGGCATCGTCGGCGAGAACGCGACTGTCGTGCTCTCACCCGGGGCCAGCGTCACGTTGCTCGTGTTCGCCGTCGACCCGTTGAACAGGTACTCGACCGTCTGCGTGCCGGTGGCATTGCCCGTGTTGGTGATCGTCGCATTCACGTCGATCTCCGCACCGGGTTCAGCCGTGGCGGGGGCGGAGAGGTCCGAGACCGAGTAGTTCGCCTCACCGGGAGTCTCGGACTCCTCGATCGTAATCGTCGTCGACGCCACCTCATCGGCGGAGGCCCCATGACGGTACTCGCCCGGCTCGCGGCTCGTCGAGACGTCGTAGGTGAACGTCACAGTAGTGCTCTCACCACCGTCGAGCGTCACCCGTTCGAAGAGGTGGGAACTGGCAGTAAACATCTCCCCACCGAAGTCAGTGCCCGGCGGGAAGTAGAACACCGTGCGGGTGGTTTGCTCCGCC contains:
- a CDS encoding CARDB domain-containing protein is translated as MTGPSEVGQGEEFTATATITNTGDEEGTQTIYPFLSEASAVSQYDLSEVGTQEMLANLRPQATPQEVTLDGGESTTVSFTYEVAADKEPGNYSYVASSLQEIASHSLTITAANGSGQASASSAPTLDNRADGLEQQRSVRGVAVIAG
- a CDS encoding DUF7563 family protein, whose amino-acid sequence is MPECENCGDFVTEQYVRVFAPPEMATVRVCPNCPDMIRENGGVREAKSQRRN